The following coding sequences lie in one Cloeon dipterum chromosome 1, ieCloDipt1.1, whole genome shotgun sequence genomic window:
- the LOC135934179 gene encoding uncharacterized protein LOC135934179, giving the protein MADGEFVLAALSIRAEEDSKRAATKAASGALETTDDDCYHNTRFKFLPLEVVTKILEKCDYQMILSCVDAFYEAKIVDADHFFWKRKFMILLHEYGFQVDDYKTWFNEDLDFKQACYRLSKIFEPNDFSFANCSMCKRFTCLQGCLEDHCVKCVVDLGSKLSWVMTPSNELKRHQTILSLPRVVRCSDCDALVTNTYFAASSPCKCTEGQQYKFEVYNSIASSVGRAGRFEYRSQDLDSGVTTCCLYCKHRVFLVSSTGLECHLMRECHQEDSTVGARPAPEEVAEICNGFCLDSAQQMKMRCMDFVSPELALRQGGSKLNVTKAFLRHLITPADNLEDIRKPNYVLFFCEALNLDPEVRRQMLEFFFMELKLSRVCMVPKPLAVSTERGLETCIVVDSGALNTVVAVVIKGKIVMERCRELPVGGRQIAESLHMAHACDDASQEIPVSSLDSAEVKEQCRLSYNLAQEEQSECTVRCESIWVPAPNRKNMRMKSWKPIKLGNEIYRAPEYMYVQLNLPQVIVDVTIGLPEDILKDCLSHIALTGGNTSLNGFDSRLKRDLCELLPKYEAIIETARAVGSRSSDAAVGATFIPFPLKHEPVPQQAEPGSASWISRDEFIFFGANLLC; this is encoded by the exons ATGGCGGATGGAGAGTTCGTTTTGGCCGCACTTTCGATTCGGGCCGAAGAGGACTCTAAGCGGGCAGCGACGAAGGCCGCCTCTGGCGCACTCGAGACGACTGACGATGACTGCTACCACAACACCCGCTTCAAGTTCCTTCCCCTGGAGGTGGTCACCAAGATCCTCGAAAAGTGCGACTACCAAATGATCTTGTCGTGCGTCGATGCCTTTTACGAGGCCAAAATCGTAGACGCTGACCATTTCTTCTG GAAGCGGAAATTCATGATTCTCCTTCATGAATACGGATTTCAAGTGGACGACTACAAAACCTGGTTCAACGAAGATCTCGATTTCAAGCAGGCGTGCTACCGACTGAGCAAGATCTTTGAACCAAACGATTTCTCGTTTGCGAATTGCAGCATGTGCAAACGCTTCACCTGTCTGCAAGGCTGTCTCGAGGACCATTGCGTCAAATGCGTGGTGGACTTGGGCAGCAAGCTGAGCTGGGTGATGACACCGAGCAATGAGCTCAAGCGTCACCAGACTATCCTCAGCCTGCCGAGAGTGGTCAGGTGTTCTGATTGCGACGCCCTGGTAACAAACACTTACTTCGCCGCGAGCTCGCCCTGCAAATGCACCGAAGGACAACAGTACAA atttgaGGTATATAACTCGATAGCTAGCTCAGTGGGTCGAGCAGGTCGCTTTGAGTACCGCAGCCAGGATTTGGACTCTGGGGTGACGACGTGCTGCTTGTACTGCAAGCACCGCGTCTTCTTGGTCAGCTCGACAGGGCTGGAGTGCCACCTGATGCGCGAGTGTCATCAGGAGGACTCGACCGTGGGCGCTCGCCCCGCCCCGGAGGAGGTGGCCGAAATTTGCAACGGCTTCTGCCTGGATAGCGCGCAGCAAATGAAGATGCGCTGCATGGACTTCGTCAGCCCTGAATTGGCGCTTCGGCAGGGCGGCAGCAAACTGAACGTGACCAAGGCGTTCCTCAGGCACCTGATCACACCCGCCGATAATCTGGAAGACATTAGAAAGCCAAATTACGTGCTTTTCTTCTGCGAGGCACTCAATCTCGATCCGGAGGTGCGCAGGCAGATGCTGGAATTTTTCTTCATGGAATTGAAACTTAGCAG GGTTTGCATGGTGCCAAAGCCTTTGGCAGTGAGTACAGAACGCGGTCTGGAAACGTGCATCGTGGTCGACTCTGGTGCCCTCAACACCGTCGTCGCCGTGGTCATCAAAGGGAAAATTGTCATGGAGCGTTGCCGCGAGCTTCCCGTTGGAGGAAGACAGATCGCTGAGTCCCTGCACATGGCCCATGCCTGTGATGATGCAAGTCAA GAGATTCCAGTTAGCAGTTTGGACAGTGCGGAGGTGAAGGAGCAGTGTCGTCTGAGCTACAATCTCGCGCAGGAAGAGCAAAGCGAGTGTACAGTCCGATGCGAGTCAATTTGGGTGCCTGCACCCAACCGCAAAAATATGCGAATGAAA AGCTGGAAACCAATTAAACTAGGGAACGAAATCTACAGAGCACCTGAGTACATGTATGTCCAGCTGAATTTGCCACAGGTCATCGTCGACGTCACTATTGGCCTGCCTGAGGATATTTTAAAGGATTGCTTGAGTCACATTGCATTGACAG GAGGAAACACAAGCTTGAACGGATTTGACAGTCGACTGAAGAGAGATTTATGCGAATTGCTACCCAAGTACGAAGCCATCATTGAAACTGCAAGGGCTGTCGGCTCTAGGAGCTCTGACGCAGCAGTTGGCGCCACTTTCATCCCTTTTCCTCTCAAGCACG AGCCAGTACCTCAGCAAGCAGAGCCAGGAAGCGCTTCGTGGATCTCGAGGGATGAGTTCATATTCTTTGGGGCCAACCTGCTGTGCTAG